A single window of Armatimonadia bacterium DNA harbors:
- a CDS encoding Gfo/Idh/MocA family oxidoreductase, whose translation MRVAILGASHWHVSIYYLPALLREGTEVVAIHDPDAEVLERVGAELPCTRYTDFRELLDREQVDLVFAHAPHSHMPAMASELISRRQPFHMEKPMGVAWQSLAPLAREVAEIKLWNSVALVSRHYGVIETLDQIRAAGNLGKPCHYYYRLFGGGPERYKDWGVSWMLDPALSGGGPLFNFGPHVVDLFQYLTGEPVAQVLCSKSHEVSHLPVEDLATIWMQTASGVVGIGEVSYTVPEGYERYFSFTTDTLHWGGEDLGQGTVLMRDGQHVPFEGHNADTVYDGYVHDVLTRFNAGQPARATIVDMLHTLRVLCAAQESSREGELVQVSAAR comes from the coding sequence ATGCGGGTTGCGATCCTGGGTGCCAGCCACTGGCACGTGTCCATTTACTATCTCCCGGCGCTTCTCAGAGAGGGAACCGAGGTCGTGGCGATCCATGACCCTGACGCCGAGGTCCTGGAGCGCGTTGGAGCCGAGCTTCCCTGCACGCGCTACACCGACTTCCGCGAGTTGCTCGATCGCGAGCAGGTCGACCTGGTTTTTGCGCATGCGCCGCATTCCCATATGCCCGCAATGGCCTCCGAGCTGATCTCTCGTCGTCAGCCCTTCCACATGGAGAAGCCCATGGGCGTCGCCTGGCAGTCGCTCGCGCCCCTGGCTCGGGAAGTGGCTGAGATCAAGCTGTGGAACTCCGTGGCCCTCGTGAGCCGGCACTATGGGGTCATCGAGACTCTGGACCAGATCCGCGCAGCCGGTAACCTCGGCAAGCCCTGTCACTACTACTATCGGCTCTTCGGCGGCGGCCCCGAGCGCTACAAGGACTGGGGCGTAAGCTGGATGCTCGACCCGGCGCTCTCGGGTGGCGGCCCTCTGTTCAACTTCGGCCCGCATGTCGTCGACCTGTTCCAGTATCTCACGGGCGAGCCGGTGGCCCAGGTCCTGTGCTCCAAGAGCCACGAGGTGAGCCACCTGCCGGTGGAGGACCTGGCGACGATCTGGATGCAGACGGCCTCGGGAGTCGTCGGCATCGGTGAGGTCAGCTACACGGTGCCGGAGGGCTATGAGCGGTACTTCTCCTTCACCACCGACACCCTTCACTGGGGCGGCGAGGACCTCGGACAGGGCACCGTCCTGATGCGTGATGGGCAGCATGTGCCCTTCGAGGGCCACAACGCAGACACCGTCTACGATGGCTACGTGCACGATGTGCTGACGCGGTTCAACGCCGGGCAACCCGCCCGGGCAACCATCGTAGACATGCTGCACACTCTACGTGTGCTGTGCGCGGCGCAAGAGTCGAGCAGAGAGGGCGAACTTGTTCAGGTAAGTGCGGCACGTTAG
- the alr gene encoding alanine racemase — protein MKPLTYVAVDLDALRHNVQQVLNHVAEGSLLCAVVKANAYGHGMIPVAKACIEAGARWLAVSTVEEGVALREAGIGSPILVFMPPLTQECEAAVAHDLTATVTSTAHVMDLQREAQRQGRTARMHAYEDLGLGRMGIQEGLMDIVELAEGWPQIELGGVYTHFGPPGSGMHVNLLNIVDRGGGLRVYAAMLFEGLRQITERRLMFHAAASAMFLAEPAHHFDMVRIGTLLYGQYPDNLPAQNRGLQLRDTFELRSHIVSAHTLEKGSKVGYGGDFTCARQTRVATVPVGFSHGLGIVPESAANHLRFCARAFLRLRDGRKGRERYLPVAQITGKQAPLIGRISMDQCCLDVTDIPEAIPGTEVILPARRVSTLPTLPRLYEPFTQT, from the coding sequence GTGAAGCCGCTTACCTACGTCGCTGTTGATCTTGACGCCCTCCGCCACAACGTGCAGCAGGTGCTCAACCACGTCGCCGAGGGAAGCCTCCTGTGCGCCGTGGTGAAGGCCAACGCCTACGGGCACGGGATGATTCCGGTTGCGAAGGCCTGTATCGAGGCCGGGGCGCGTTGGCTTGCCGTTAGCACCGTCGAGGAGGGTGTTGCCCTGCGGGAAGCCGGCATCGGCAGCCCCATCCTCGTCTTCATGCCTCCGCTGACCCAGGAATGCGAGGCCGCTGTCGCTCACGACCTGACGGCCACGGTCACGAGCACCGCCCACGTCATGGACCTGCAACGCGAGGCACAGCGCCAGGGCAGAACCGCTCGGATGCACGCCTACGAAGACCTCGGCCTGGGGCGAATGGGGATCCAGGAGGGGTTGATGGACATCGTGGAGTTGGCCGAGGGCTGGCCGCAGATCGAGCTGGGCGGCGTCTACACTCACTTCGGCCCGCCCGGGTCTGGGATGCATGTGAACCTGCTGAACATCGTCGACAGGGGAGGCGGCCTGCGCGTCTATGCGGCCATGCTCTTCGAGGGCCTGCGGCAGATCACCGAGCGACGGCTGATGTTCCATGCGGCGGCGAGCGCGATGTTCCTCGCCGAGCCCGCGCATCACTTCGACATGGTGCGCATCGGCACACTGCTCTACGGTCAGTACCCGGACAACCTCCCCGCCCAGAACCGCGGCCTCCAGCTACGCGACACCTTTGAACTTCGCAGCCACATCGTCTCGGCGCACACGTTGGAGAAGGGAAGCAAGGTCGGCTACGGGGGCGATTTCACCTGTGCTCGGCAGACCCGCGTGGCAACGGTGCCGGTCGGCTTCTCGCACGGTCTGGGCATCGTGCCGGAGTCCGCGGCCAATCACCTGCGCTTCTGCGCCCGTGCCTTCCTGCGCTTGCGTGATGGTCGCAAGGGCCGAGAGCGCTATCTTCCGGTGGCGCAGATCACAGGCAAGCAGGCACCCCTGATCGGCCGCATCTCCATGGACCAGTGCTGCCTGGATGTCACCGACATCCCCGAGGCCATCCCCGGAACCGAGGTCATCCTGCCGGCACGGCGCGTCAGCACCCTTCCGACGCTTCCCCGGCTGTATGAACCCTTCACTCAGACCTGA
- a CDS encoding galactokinase family protein, whose amino-acid sequence MPIEVSAPGRICLFGEHQDFLGLSVIAASIDLDIRITGSPRRDCIFAVRMPDLTGREPDFDLFCDSQELPYRNNRDYLRSATNVLHRLGLPMERGFDCEIRGTIPINAGTSSSSALTIAWLAFLLYSQRGQLQESPSQIAHLGYQAEVREFNEPGGMMDHYTSAVGGLLYIDCGEPVTISQLDAHLDGFVLGNSLVPKNTTGVLRESRVATNAGIDLLCKHIPDFDFKSTPREQAEEFYGLMEPRIQRRIKAHFINRDLCQEARQMLASGQVDEQRLGEMLYEHQVQLRDGIGVSHQKLDQLVEAAMEAGALGGKLNGSGCGGAMFAYAPGRQEEVAEAINRAGGKAHIINLREGVSVREW is encoded by the coding sequence ATGCCGATTGAAGTAAGTGCACCCGGACGAATCTGCCTGTTCGGGGAGCACCAGGATTTCCTGGGGCTTTCGGTGATTGCGGCCTCCATCGACTTGGACATCCGCATCACCGGTTCTCCGCGCCGGGATTGCATCTTTGCGGTTCGCATGCCCGACCTCACAGGGCGCGAGCCGGATTTCGACCTCTTCTGCGATTCCCAGGAGTTGCCGTACCGCAACAACCGCGACTACCTTCGCTCGGCCACCAACGTTCTGCACCGACTTGGCCTGCCGATGGAGCGCGGCTTTGACTGCGAGATCCGCGGGACGATTCCCATCAACGCCGGCACCTCCAGCTCCTCGGCTCTCACCATCGCCTGGCTTGCCTTTCTGCTGTACTCTCAGCGGGGACAGCTTCAGGAGAGCCCCTCGCAGATTGCTCACCTTGGGTACCAGGCCGAGGTCCGCGAGTTCAACGAGCCGGGCGGGATGATGGACCACTACACCTCGGCCGTCGGTGGACTGCTGTACATCGACTGCGGGGAGCCCGTCACCATCAGCCAGTTGGACGCTCACCTCGACGGCTTTGTGCTCGGCAACAGCCTGGTGCCCAAGAACACCACCGGGGTCCTGCGGGAGTCTCGTGTCGCGACCAACGCGGGCATTGACCTTCTGTGCAAGCACATCCCCGACTTCGACTTCAAGAGCACGCCACGTGAGCAGGCCGAGGAGTTCTACGGGCTGATGGAGCCGCGCATCCAGCGGCGCATCAAGGCCCACTTCATCAACCGCGACCTGTGCCAGGAGGCGCGTCAGATGCTTGCCTCCGGACAGGTCGACGAGCAGCGCCTCGGCGAGATGCTCTACGAGCACCAGGTACAGTTGCGCGACGGCATCGGCGTCAGCCATCAGAAGCTGGATCAACTGGTCGAGGCGGCGATGGAGGCCGGTGCTCTCGGTGGCAAGCTCAACGGTTCGGGCTGCGGCGGAGCGATGTTTGCCTACGCACCCGGTCGGCAGGAGGAAGTTGCCGAGGCCATCAACCGCGCCGGCGGCAAGGCTCACATCATCAACCTGCGCGAGGGCGTATCGGTGCGTGAGTGGTAG
- a CDS encoding ABC transporter ATP-binding protein: MQDELAVETRGLRKRYGRLTALDGLDLTVARGEVFGFLGPNGAGKSTTIRLLLGLLRPTAGTARLLGVRAGTVLSREGGRVGALVEEPAFYEYLSARRNLEVLSSLAGRVDARRIDEVLDLVGLRERQHDPVRAFSHGMKQRLGIAQALVPRPQLLILDEPASGLDPQGLVEIRDLLLRLNQEEDMTVFLSSHLLHEVELICTDAAIVSKGKIVKRGKVTDLLSEPETAVRIVADDTDRARTILENLVFVRRVEMVDGQLRATCSPEAIPDLNGALVRAGLRVSLLSRERLTLEDLYMQLMS, encoded by the coding sequence ATGCAAGACGAACTCGCCGTCGAAACCAGGGGACTGCGCAAGCGCTATGGCCGCCTCACCGCACTCGATGGGCTTGACCTGACCGTCGCCCGCGGGGAGGTCTTTGGTTTCCTCGGCCCCAATGGCGCCGGCAAGAGCACCACGATTCGCCTGCTCCTGGGGTTGCTGCGGCCTACAGCAGGGACAGCTCGCCTGCTCGGTGTTCGTGCCGGGACTGTGCTCTCCCGGGAGGGCGGACGCGTCGGAGCGCTGGTGGAGGAGCCTGCCTTCTACGAGTACCTGTCGGCTCGGCGCAACCTGGAGGTGCTGTCATCGCTCGCCGGGCGCGTCGACGCGCGTCGCATCGACGAAGTCCTCGATCTCGTCGGTCTGCGGGAGCGGCAGCATGACCCGGTGCGCGCCTTCTCCCATGGGATGAAGCAGCGACTTGGGATCGCCCAGGCCCTGGTGCCTCGGCCGCAGCTTCTCATCCTGGATGAGCCTGCCTCCGGGCTCGATCCGCAGGGGCTGGTGGAGATTCGTGACCTGCTCTTGCGGCTCAACCAGGAAGAGGACATGACCGTCTTCCTCTCCAGCCACCTGCTCCATGAGGTCGAGCTGATCTGCACCGACGCGGCGATTGTGAGCAAGGGCAAGATCGTGAAGCGCGGCAAGGTCACCGACCTGCTGTCGGAACCGGAAACGGCCGTCCGAATCGTGGCCGACGACACCGACCGGGCACGCACCATTTTGGAGAACCTGGTCTTCGTGCGGCGCGTCGAGATGGTCGACGGACAGCTCCGCGCAACCTGTAGCCCCGAGGCGATTCCCGACCTCAATGGCGCCCTGGTTCGCGCGGGTCTGCGGGTGTCCCTCCTGAGCCGTGAGCGACTTACCCTGGAAGATCTGTACATGCAACTGATGTCCTGA
- a CDS encoding ABC transporter permease — protein sequence MRLVSLVRTELCKMFRQRGTYAGFVLLAVFIGLLVWGVWAEGPPMGDVSRRFGSDFAVGGKTVSGPSMPYFLLEIPPAVDVFLPLLISMIAGGIIASEAQRGTLRTLLTRPVHRWAVVVGKLAAAFTHAAAIVLFMGLFSLALGYVVFGRGDLIVMDRGLRIITEPQALGRLGIAYGLTVVTMFSVAALALFCSTIFEHPLTASGVTVGFLIVSAALMVIPAFDWLQPYLLTSHFHGFKKVFGSTIDWQVIGIDLYYVVEYTLLAITGTLMVFCRKDMTC from the coding sequence ATGCGCCTGGTTAGCCTGGTCCGAACCGAGCTATGCAAGATGTTCCGCCAGCGGGGAACCTATGCCGGGTTCGTCTTGCTTGCAGTGTTCATTGGACTTCTGGTGTGGGGAGTGTGGGCCGAAGGGCCGCCGATGGGTGACGTGAGTCGCCGCTTCGGCAGTGACTTCGCCGTCGGCGGCAAGACCGTGAGCGGGCCCTCGATGCCCTACTTCCTGCTCGAGATCCCGCCGGCGGTCGATGTGTTCCTTCCGCTGCTCATCAGCATGATCGCGGGAGGCATCATCGCCAGTGAGGCGCAGCGTGGGACGCTCCGGACGCTCCTCACTCGTCCCGTCCACCGCTGGGCAGTGGTCGTGGGCAAGCTGGCCGCGGCCTTCACCCATGCCGCCGCCATCGTCCTGTTCATGGGGCTGTTCTCGCTGGCGCTGGGCTACGTGGTGTTCGGACGCGGAGACCTGATCGTGATGGACAGGGGACTTCGTATCATCACCGAGCCGCAGGCACTTGGTCGCCTGGGCATCGCGTATGGGCTCACGGTGGTGACCATGTTCTCGGTCGCCGCCCTGGCACTCTTCTGCTCGACGATCTTCGAGCACCCGCTGACCGCCTCTGGCGTGACCGTGGGGTTCCTGATCGTCAGTGCCGCACTGATGGTGATCCCGGCCTTCGACTGGCTGCAGCCCTATCTGCTGACCAGCCATTTCCACGGCTTCAAGAAGGTCTTTGGCTCGACCATCGACTGGCAGGTCATCGGCATTGACCTGTACTACGTGGTGGAGTATACCCTTCTTGCCATTACCGGGACCCTGATGGTGTTCTGCCGGAAAGACATGACGTGTTAG